DNA from Lonchura striata isolate bLonStr1 chromosome 5, bLonStr1.mat, whole genome shotgun sequence:
AGAAAGAGTCCAATTCCCCCTAACAGTAACTGGGATTCCACACAGCCCATGTGTCAAGAAGAGAACAACAATAGTTTTACAATTCTGTAGTGCCACTCACTCTTCTGATCCCCAAGTGCTTTAGTGCCACACTTCTGGGGAGAACAGCTGCACACATTTCCTCACTGCCAGGATGTAACACTGGGTTCCTCTGTGCTACTCCCATTGCTGTCTCCCTGGATTCTGAGCACCAATCCAGTCTCTCTCAGAAAGGAGGGAATAGTGCTGATTATCCCCAGAACACAGCGCTCTACCTAAGATCCTGCCTAATCCAGCCTGGCTAACAGCTACTCCTAGCAAGGAGTAACAGGATTCCCTTAGCTACTACAAGCAGCACAAACCCCAGTTTTCCACTCCTCAGGAAAGCTACGCCTTCAGAAGCTCTAATAATGCAGGGATAGAGTTTCCTTGGTAACTGAGAGCAACACACACATCCCACAACCCTCCTGCACAAGCTACTGGTATCCTTCCCCAAAATGCCAAATGTGCTTGGACATCTCCCATGCCTACACTCATGCTGCCTACTCAGTGGGATCAGGCAAGAGTTACCATCCTCACctcatctctctctccctttctcacATAGCTCTATATCAAGAGGCTTTAGAGGGGTgtggagaggaaagagaaggagGGGGCAGCGAGTATATTGTGAGTTCCTAGCAGTATTCCTGTATGCTTCTTAAAGCAGCACTATGAGAGGAGTGCCACTGTCCAAGCTTGCCCACTGCCAGCCAAAGTCTTTTGAGCCAAGCAGCAGACTGCACATATGTGGATAATGTGGACAGAGGCAGAATTCTTCTGTCATACTTGTGTGTCACCGCTGCTGGGAGGAAATTTtaagaggaggaaaaattgCAGTGTCTTCTGCACGTTTTCTAACATTGGGAGGGGTATGAGGAATATAAGACTACATAGTGCcaccaggacaaaaaaaaaaaaaaaaaaaatctgtgctcTTCAAACAAGAAAGAAACCTGCAAACAAGAGGGACATAATATAGGCCAGCAAGGGCTGCTACCACAATCCCAGGAGGATGTAACCAAGGTAGAAGGATGCAGAACATCCTTCACATTCCCCAGAACTTCACCAAAGAATGACTAGCCTTACCTTCTTTGCTGGTGTGCTGCATGGCCTCCCAGTCCTCGGGGCTCTGCCTGGCCTCTAGGCCCACTGCATCATTCAGGAAGAACTCATGCCTGCAGTTTCGGTTCTCCAGACTCGCCATGCGCGGAAACTTCTTCCTTGACAGTCGTAGGTACTTCTGGTTTTTGCGTTGCTTCCGGAGAGAGAATGGCAGGACTGCACCCCCAGTCTTCTCGGGGAACTCTGCCTGCCCTGTCTTGGCCCCTGGAAGGCTACTGTCTCCTCCTCCAAACCTCCGtgcaagagagaagcagagctTCTCCTTTCCCTTGTGAGCACTCCTCAAGTCCATGCCATATAGCCGCTGCCAAGACACCAATGCAGCAAGGGTCAGAGAAGACATCTGATCATGCAGTGAGGGCTCCCCACTGGGAACcaggaaaatattctttgttCAGTCTCTGAACCTCTCGATGAGCTAGGATAAGATGTGCTGCTTCTGCAAGACCGTTGCTCTCCCCTCTTCAACTGCCTTCTAAGCTCTTCCTAATACCTGTTTCCTAGGATGAGCTGCTTTGCTTGGCAATAGTAAAAGCATGCTGAAACTCTGCTTCCAACTACGGGCTACCTTTGACTTGATGGAAAATCCAAGCTCAACATGAAATTAAAAGAACACACAAACCAGGTATCCTGCAGCTATCCAGGCCCACACTTTATAAAATCCTAGTTCAGAGAGAAAGAgctgttgttttattttgttttgcttttttaaagacaaattagCTAGCTCTTCATCTAACAGGTTAAAACTATCTGCCTAAACACTGATTTAATGTTATTATGTTAACTTGTTACCTCCAATGTTGTCCATGCAACAGCAAACAGACAGTTTCCACCTCACTGagagcaggggagcagcacagcagctaaGGAGTTAGAAATACACAGAAGAGCAAGAGGCTACCTGCAGTAGGAGGCGCTTTGGTTTGGGGCCTCTTTTCCTGTACCCTGATGCACGGTCTCTTTCTTCCCTGTGAAAAAGGAATACAAATCAAACTGAGCACTAAATACCACAGCATAAAACCTAGTTGGGACTTCAATCTTTTGCAGCGTAGCTCCCTCAATTTCCTTCAATAAAACCCAATGGTAACCAGTGTGAGCTTGGAAAACATCCCAGAATTGCTTCCTGTAGGAGTGAAAACTTTGCAATAGAGGAATTTCTCTGACACAGCTAATCAAGGATGGGTTAGAGAAGCTTCCCACCTCAAATCAGTCCAGTCCAGCTCTGGACCCGATTAAAACCTGAATCTGATTGTTCActggctcagtgctgcctgttCTTGGCCTCATTTCCTGAACAGTGCCAATCAAAGCTGCTTTAACCCTGTCTTCTCCATCTCAACCCACACCAGGGTACAAAAATCAAGCAGGAGTCATTGCTATACATCTCATCTTTGACTGAAGCAGGGACACTTCATGCATGAATGGGGAACTTTATGcatacaatgaaataaaaacactttatttttcctgtgtcCAGGGAGAGAAAGAACATGTGTCCTTACTTTTCTTCATAAGCCACTACCAGGCGAGGATCCAAGATATGATCCTCCGGCTCCCATGTGCTGTATCTGAAGAAAAACATAAGGAATAAAAAgtaaacaatattttaatgaaacattCTCTCTGCAGGCCTGCTACCagggtgctgcagccctggatACTGTCTTCACAAGGGTTGGTGGGGCCTGCCACAACATTGCGAGAGCTCTGAGGAATCCCAGCCATTCCCTCCCCAACTTCCCAGATACCACCTCCCCTTCCCAAAACAGGCAGGGCCAAGCATCAAGCGGCTCTTTGTATGAAAATGGGGAAGACTTTCCTCCCCAGGGCCCCCTCCACACTGTGTGCAAAGCCTGTGCAGACACTCACAAACTGTTTTTAAGTCCATACCTAAACAGTTCTCATTTGCAGCATTCCCTCAAATCCCACAAACCCCATGGAACAATGAGGCACAGTCTGATacatatttctgaaaaataggTCTCTTTTAATTTAGAGTCCTCAAAGAGTAAGTACGCTTTCTCACCTGCATTATTAATTACTTCTAATCACTGAAGCTGAAAGTATTCATTTAAGAATTTAATTCTTTCCACTGATGCCGTTCAAC
Protein-coding regions in this window:
- the CBX7 gene encoding chromobox protein homolog 7 isoform X1, encoding MTESYTCAVLTEPLRAGRGTEAPPGPRTSHRPGGCSWIDAETTIINWIDAETRTDIASAGLTLEPGLGKVEYLVKWKGWPPKYSTWEPEDHILDPRLVVAYEEKEERDRASGYRKRGPKPKRLLLQRLYGMDLRSAHKGKEKLCFSLARRFGGGDSSLPGAKTGQAEFPEKTGGAVLPFSLRKQRKNQKYLRLSRKKFPRMASLENRNCRHEFFLNDAVGLEARQSPEDWEAMQHTSKEDVDASLPWIPTVPPSEVTVTDITANSITVTFREAQVAEGFFRDRSAQF
- the CBX7 gene encoding chromobox protein homolog 7 isoform X2, which translates into the protein MELSAIGEQVFAVESIRKKRVRKGKVEYLVKWKGWPPKYSTWEPEDHILDPRLVVAYEEKEERDRASGYRKRGPKPKRLLLQRLYGMDLRSAHKGKEKLCFSLARRFGGGDSSLPGAKTGQAEFPEKTGGAVLPFSLRKQRKNQKYLRLSRKKFPRMASLENRNCRHEFFLNDAVGLEARQSPEDWEAMQHTSKEDVDASLPWIPTVPPSEVTVTDITANSITVTFREAQVAEGFFRDRSAQF